Within Lytechinus pictus isolate F3 Inbred chromosome 7, Lp3.0, whole genome shotgun sequence, the genomic segment aaacataaaagacaaaaaactTTGGGGGCTGCCCTTAATTTTCCTTTGTGTAATTACCTTTCCGGGAATTATTACTACCTTACATGTGTCTTTCATCTAAGTATTAGTCCCATGCATTACATTTTCTGTACTGAATTTGTCTATAGCTTGTATTCTACCTTGAAGCCTGTGAGAGTGGATCCATGTTTGATGGAATGTCAAAGGACCTTAACATCTTTGCAACGACTGCAGCAAACCCAGATGAGTCTTCCTGGGGTTACTATTGTAATAACTCTATGGATAACTGCTTGGGAGATGAGTACAGTATTCACTGGATGGAGGACTCGGATGTGGTAAGAAATTGCTAATGATTGTGGTTGGTAGAGATGATGTGATGGTGTTTAATGATGGTGGGTGGTGGAGATGAGTGATAGTGTTTAATGATGGTGGGTGGTGGAGATGATGTGATGGTGTTAttaatgatagtggtggtggagatgatgtgatggtgttattaatgatagtggtggtggagatgatgtGATGGTGTTATTAATGATAGTGGTGGTAGAGTTTATTTGATGGTGTTTACTGATAGTGGGTGGTGGAGATGATGTGATGGAGTTTAATGATGATGGGTGGTTGAGATGATGTGATGGTGTTattaatgatggtggtggagatgatgtGATGGTGTTTAATGATGGTGGGTGGTGGAGATGATGTGATAGTGtttaatgatggtggtgatggagatgatgtgatggtgttattaatgatagtggtggtggagatgatgtGATGGTGTTATTAATGATAGTGGTGGTAGAGTTTATTTGATGGTGTTTAATGATGGTGGGTGGTGGAGATGATGTGATGGAGTTTAATGATGATGGGTGGTTGAGATAATGTGATGGTGTTAttaatgatagtggtggtggagatgatgtgatggtgtttaatgatggtggtggagatgatgtGATGGTGTTTAATGATGGTGGGTGGTGGAGATGATGTGATGGTGTTAttaatgatagtggtggtggagatgatgtGAGGGTGTTAttaatgatagtggtggtggtggagatgatgtGATGGTGTTTAATGATGGTGGGTGGTGGAGATGATGTGATGGTGTTAttaatgatagtggtggtggagatgatgtGAGGGTGTTAttaatgatagtggtggtggagatgatgtgatggtgtttaatgatggtggtggagatgatgtGATGGTGTTTAATGATGGTGGGTGGTGGAGATGATGTGATGGTGTTTAATGATGGTGGGTGGTGGAGATGATGTGATGGTGTTAttaatgatagtggtggtggagatgatgtgatggtgtttaatgatggtggtggagatgatgtGATGGTGTTTAATGATGGTGGGTGGTGGAGATGATGTGATGGTGTTATTAATGATGGTGGGTGGTGGAGATGATGTGAGGGTGTTATTAATGATAGTGGGTGGTGGAGATGATGTGAGGGTGTTATTAATGATGGTGGGTGGTGGAGATGATGTGATGGTGTTATTAATGATGGTGGGTGGTGGAGATGATGTGAGGGTGTTAttaatgatagtggtggtggtggagatgatgtGATGGTGTTTAATGGTGGTGGGTGGTGGAGATGATGTGATGGTGTTattaatgatggtggtggagatgatgtGATGGTGTTTAATGATGGTGGGTGGTGGAGATGATGTGATGGTGTTattaatgatggtggtggagatgatgtGATGGTGTTTAATGATGGTGGGTGGTGGAGATGATGTGATGGTGTTATTAATAATAgtggtggtggagatgatgtgatggtgttattaatgatagtggtggtggagATTATGTGAAGGTGTTAttaatgatagtggtgatggagatgatgtGATGGTGTTTAATGGTGGTGGGTGGTGGAGATGATGTGATGGTGTTAttaatgatagtggtggtggagatgatgcGATGGTGTTAttaatgatagtggtggtggagatgatgtGATGGTGTTTAATGATGGTCGGTGGTGGAGATGATGTGATGGTGTTAttaatgatagtggtggtggagatgatgtGATGGTGTTATTAATGATGGTGGGTGGTGGAGGTGATGTGATGGTGTTattaatgatggtggtggtggagatgatgtGATGGTGTTATCAATgaggaccaacggcttaaggtcctctccaagggacctgataatgaggattaatgccttaccaatgggcactagcgcaccaagtgggaattgaaCCCAGGTCACTGGATTCCGAAACCCCTGcgctaccgactgagctatgatgatagtgatgatggtggtgctgattattctacAGTAAAGATTttagtgatgatggtgttggtcacatgatgaatcaggaatattttttttgtttaaaaagatGATTTACCAcccctcttccttctcctctaGTGACAATCTGACCACAAATTATTACCCTTCTCTGAATCCATTTGGTTGTCTAATGTCTGTACTATGCTGGACAGCGGCACCTTGCTTTTCAGAAAATAGCACCTATATAAATattattccattaaaaaaaaatgcaggagGACCTGAGCTCAGAGACTTTGGACAAGCAGTTCCACATCGTAAAGCAAGAGACAAAGAAGAGCCATCCTCAGGAGTATGGTAACCTTACAATGTCATCAGCTATGGTCAATCAGTATCAGGCCAGTCAGGGTGGTGAGATGCATATCATGAAGGATGTCCTGGTCCGTGAGCAGACTCCCATCAGTGAGGTAAGGAGGGGATGGTCCTATAagaggtgtttcataaagctgctcgtaatGTTATGCATGATGTTATGAAGGGCTAGAATATGAAGTGCAGAAATGtgatcttatttattttttcatgataaactACGACTAGTTTACAACAATCTTAAGATTGTACTTtgtggcccatattctgaacatTGGGTCAACGTACATTGTTGTCTCAAGCAGTGATTTCACGATGGGTATCCAAATGTGGAATATTAATGTAGGAGTTGTGTCTTGTATATTTCATCAGAATATTTTGCACTCCAACTTTTGGGAATACAATGTTATTACAGGGCACTGGAATGCTATTGgtttcatttttcaaatcatcacttaaaaaaaaagtagtttTGCTTAAGTAGGTGATTCCCCAAATGCCTCCCAAGTTCATACACTTTCATCTATGTAGAGAAATCATAAGAAAAGCATACATAAACTTCAGTTCTTGTCTAGATTTGGAATTATGGTAGAATCATTGTCGATCaccaaaatgagaatatatttttctaatttctgCTGAGAATCACACGCACTCTACactgaaaatcatgaaaaaatgcGCCTGTctgttgtacatgtagctgttaCTTGAAATATGATTGTGAGGGCATATgaaaactgaaattttacaATGGAGAATTTTTTATGATGCTTTTCATATCTTTCCTATCTTGGAAAGATTTTGATAGCTCACAATAGTCTTTATGCATCCATAATCTCATATCGCCCTCCATCAGAGGATATTGGAATATTGCATAAATAGAGATTTCAGTGATTTGCCATCTGCAGATCACCATAGCATGCAAGACAATGGCTTCAGCCTCTTAAGATGTAGCGTGATGATGTCAGTGCTAGAGGTCCATAATTATTTCCATCTTTCCCACCACTGTATCATCAAGtttatatttgcattattctgtcGTTTAGCTTGATTTTGTACCATCCCGAGAGGTTGAGATGACTATGCTGTACCGTCGTCTGATGAAGACCACTCATCCTACAGACAGGGATGCTATACTCAAGAAGATCATGGTCTTAGCTCAGGTAGGCCGACACTTTGTATCCATCCACAGTTGCAGATCCCAGGGAAAAGGAGGGGTATGCCCCTCTTTGCCTCCCATTTGTCAAGTGATAACattagtaaatgggtaccagtaggaagtaattccttaaaagctgtgagcaccggaatcagtagactagcttagccggggaaACATAGGAGCcggcgccttgagcacctaacaaggtggtaACGTGCGCTATaaaaatcctatattattattatttatttgtcatgtttgttttaTGAGTTAGAACTTTTGAGAGGATATCTATACTTGTCAATGTCTAACAATTCTGTGGAAATAGAAAAATACCTATTTTCAGTGTCGCTTCATCTAAAGTTGTCAGTTTTTCATTGGGTCTTTATCTGTGCATGACAAAACCCTCAGGGAATCGGTACGAGTGTGTGTGGCATGTACTTGAAACATAAgtacattttttcatttcaagttGCTGTAATGGAGCAAATATTCTTCCTTATATAAATAAAGTTATTCTTGTAATTTTTCTGTATTCACTACTTTGTCTACTACTTGTTGTTAAGTGTGTTAAGAtcgaataaaataatttttttgaactTGGATGTGAATCTCTGCTTTGATTGTACTTTGTAGACCCAGCGTAACATCATCCAGACCATGCGTAGCATCATCATGTCTGTGACCTCTGACCCTGAGGCTGTAGAAGCTCATCTCCAGCGTCCCGAACAGCTCAGGATCCTCGACTCTGTTTGCTACCATAGTGCCGTCAAACTCTTCTCCGATACTTGCTTCAGGCTTGGACAGGTAACTTGATCAATATCCACTATGATATCCTTCCCCAGTCTATATGTGACCACTGAGCTTAAAACCCATAACAGTTAcccagaaaaaaacaaaatgcatgaaTATGTATAAATGATCCGAGTACATATTCATGTAAGTAAATTgtgggatgtttcacaaagtgtGACTTTATagtcgcacttaaattcccAATGTGCGGCATGAAAGGCATCACCTCATCAGTCAAATAATGCCAATAAGATTTTTTAAGTGTTACACATCATATGACTGTTGACATTTAGAGCCTTTCTTAAGCATTGGTAAATACCCCAATATGTAGCTATCactatattatatgaatgtgcTTGCCATAAAACCAATGTGATGTGGAGGATatgtaatgaaaatgtgttttacagTTTaagttttgttattttacatgaaaatttacTATGATCGGTTGCCTGatcaaatgaaatatctacATGGTTTTCCATTTGATATTAAACCTCTTCCAAAGCATGGactgggctgaaaatttcaggatataatttTTATCAGCTTCTTCATGCCAAATTccttaaatatgaaagttagaCGTTcaaaatgcccttttaacagagAATAAATATATTGTCGAGAGGGCACTTGATatgtttgatttgaatattttaatgtTCAGAGAGAATCtgcagttgaaaaaaaaagatcagatGACTACTTCAAGTTTTCAAGATTGGAAATAGATAATACTTCAATTTAATTCCCACTATTGAAGTTAGTTACTGAAGTATCTATTATGACGTTTATTCTGCTTTGTATATGTTTATTatctgaaaaatgaaaataaataaattggatTGACCCTTTACTAAAGACGGGCTTGAAGCATGATTCTAAAACTCTTTGTGATATACCCCTAGGCCTATCGGCTGATGAGCTTTTCTTGTCCTGGGCAACTATGTCATTATTCAATAGATTCTGGTACAAATCAACCTTATGAAGAGGTAGGGCAGGAGACGGtttcaaatgatgatgatgacgacaataGAATGTAAAGCTCCTCAATGTCAGGGTGCCAGTGATGTATGGAGGTTTATATCTGTAGTATgcataggttaaaattttgtttatgtaCTTTATTTTCAGAATGACTATGCTATGGGCATTATCTATGCCTTTGCCAACATGTGTAATGAGAATGTCCAACAAGATAGGTAAGTATTACCAGTACTATTTTGTTGCTATTCTTTTTATGGAAAGatgaaaattttctttgaaaaatttaATACATGAGTTTACATATTAAATGGTAAGCCTACCACATGAGATGTTGATGGAAAgagaaatcaaataaaagttGTATCAATATTGGATATGAagtaagtgaaactttaaaatttgtaATCTGTGGACAACAGCTTAATGGGGGAATGGGTGTGCTCTGAAATTCCTAATGATTATTGAGGGGCAATGGATTCTGCAATGCAACATTTCATTCCTCATTAATATTTGGGCTTACCtcaatcactggcggatccaggggggggggggcaaagccggcccgtgcccccttttgtaaaatttgtaatgtaaaatgccgttaaaacataaaggtgccccccttttgaaagtgaagaacattttttttttgcttgcttgcttgtcaaatttattcgtggacgaaatatccttaatttttggttaaaaccattctttttttctttgcttgtcaaatttttcctcagaaAAATGTGATGTGCCCCCCTTTTAGAAAACCCTTGATCCACC encodes:
- the LOC129264922 gene encoding legumain-like, coding for MKATCILFLCLVGTTFAFPEHLFGRQFADPDPVVKHWALLVAGSNGWYNYRHQADICHAYQILHKHGIPDEQIVVMMYDDIANNEENPNKGVIINKPNGPNVYPGVPKDYTAEDVTPENFLALLQGEKPQSCNMCSGKTLKSDSNDHLFVYFADHGGTDLIAFPDGELEKNDLMNALKKMHRQQKFGKLVFYLEACESGSMFDGMSKDLNIFATTAANPDESSWGYYCNNSMDNCLGDEYSIHWMEDSDVEDLSSETLDKQFHIVKQETKKSHPQEYGNLTMSSAMVNQYQASQGGEMHIMKDVLVREQTPISELDFVPSREVEMTMLYRRLMKTTHPTDRDAILKKIMVLAQTQRNIIQTMRSIIMSVTSDPEAVEAHLQRPEQLRILDSVCYHSAVKLFSDTCFRLGQNDYAMGIIYAFANMCNENVQQDRILNAIKNVC